ttgtaatttttgtatgaatattgtaattttgtatgaatattgtaattcttttataattaattttgtatttatagtttttgattagtattttgtatgaatattgtaatattgtaattttgtatgaatattgtaattattttataattaatttgttagtaatttaggattatgttataaatttttgtgtttgtaattatttaaaatttaatttattagtaatttaggattaagctataaattgttgtgtttagtttagtatttggttagtttaacatataagtttataaaaaattaaaatcattttattaaaagtttaattataactgacttttttaatcatatagttgttgttaactcatttaatttttatataatgtaacttttatataatgtaattttatttgattttgtatttatttaacagtatttattgatttttgagacaaaattttatataaaataagacTATTGGCGCCTCTCAACATGGCACCACTAATGGCGCCTCTCAGATAGGCATCACCATTAACGCCTCTAAGATAGGCGCCACTACTATGTATTATACCGGGTCATATACTGAcccgaaaaaaaattaattatattttataaaaaattttaatataaaatatatattggcgcctatctaataggcgccattaaaaaaataatagttttttattcattggcgctTTTGAGATAGACACCAATGAAAAAAGTAACTCATTTTCGTAAGTAATCTTTCTGACAACCTATTTCagtacaaatttttttttagcctattttagtaaaaaaccctaGTTTCTCCACAATTAGTCATCTTCTGCTTGAATTAGGTCTATGTTGCATCAATACCCCACCTATAAGTTGTGGAATAAACGCTCTTACAACGTATATAATGTCCATCTGCATTGGACATCTCGGTTAGCCATCTATGGTGTTGAAAGTCATCCAACCTTTGATTGTATAACATTTACGGTTCACATGACTGTATATAATTTAACTTCGTTAAAGCATGACAGTATATAATTCAACCCCAAAATTCGGTTGTACACTACAAAACACTTCCATCCGCAATCCACTACGAAAAACCTCATTTGATGATACACTACAAAACACTCTCATTTTGATGGTACTATCAACAAATTTTTTCTCATCCAATGACAAAATCAGAACCCAAACCAttgcttatatatatagtaaGGGGGTTCTGGCCATATGCTTCccaaaattaagagaaataatttttttatacttggTGCCGACCATTGCATGGCCAAAacccaaataatttttttaaatactagtATAAATGTATTCCAGTACGATACATTGtcaaaaaaaccctaatcccGACCAttgaattcttaaaataaaaaaattaattttttaaaacctgACACAATCATAAAGTAATAATTGGGTTAAGTTTCAAGGAGGTGCCGGCCATTGAATTTCCAtaatctaaatttataatttattttaaattgtttgggtgaatgattttgaaacaagttatttttgtaaatgcCTAATTGTAAGTCAACAACTAGGTGGCTAATTTCGTACAGGGAACATGACGGACCAAGACTGACATAATGATTTGTAAGTTGTCATCAAATGTCCTAGACGAagtaaacttttttattttggtagaATACGCAAAGTCAACTTTGGCTAAAACTTTGGTGGaagttgtaatatatattttaattatttttttattatcgacttatgatttgattattagtagatatttaaaaataaaaacattaatgtatttttaaaattatattactatATTAAGAAGTCAGGTTGGcaagttaaataaaacaaattaataattaaaaatttagcaatacaaattaataaaataaaaatctaaagtcaaatgaatgataaatttgtttaatgCTTTACTATATAGTTGCATGATTTATGATTCGTCTGACTTGGTTTTATTCATGATTTACCATTTATTTGacttggtttttattttattcgtaTGTATTTTTTAGTTTGGTATAACGATAAAtttatagaattaattaaaaattttatatatatgataaatataaatatattgataaatttaatgattaaaattttaaaatgttagtcatgtaaaatattataaaataatataaaactacgttgatatttcattaatttttacatCATTCTCCACTCCaactttctctctctctctcttttttttaatcatctttGTTCACCTTATTAACACCACAGTCTCAGTTGCTCATCTCTCTCAACCTTTTGCCTCTCTATAAGGTACGATGATTTTGTATGCTTTTCCTCTCCATTTGATTATCATtttcgtaaaaaaaaaaatgtaaatcatcaaaaaattcttttaaactaaaaattgcAGGATCtctcttcctttcttatttTTGAGATGTTTGCATGCTTGTGTCTTGATCAGGAATatgttgattttttaaagttgtattttttttttaatttttcagtgAACTATGCACTATTTTTGGTGTCAATCAACTCTCTCGTATTTCCTTCGTCCTTTTctgttttgagttttttattagtttttggtAAGGATAAAAggtataaaagttttatttggtctcctaaaacaaattttttttgggtataTTTTATCTTCAAATAATCTAAAATCTCCTTGAGTGGTAGatcttgatttttgaaaaatcataaggACATTacgttaaaataaaaaaatagttccaaaattatatattaaaataaaaataataacaaatacaTTATCCACCTGTAGTATagtagttattattattttcttcgtGACCAAATAACATTAAACTGAATTTGATGATTGGAAGGTTTGGTCATTCTATTTAATGAGTTTGTTTtttggttattaattttgttacatGATAGGGAGATAAAGAGATTattttttcaaactttaataaatttatgagtttatgaatgaatgattaataaaaagttaaaagttattTGAAAAGAGGAGAGGATTGTTGAACATTTTCATagtaaatcttttttttaaaatgagagAAGAGAGGAGGAGTTTTCGAGAACCTTGAAGCTTTGAAAACTTAAAAgagttcttttattattaatgtcttttaaaaatttgtccatGTCTTTTGATACTCCGatgatatttattaaaaatatttttatattgaatatttgtatttttacgaatttaaaaaatacatattgcCGTCTGACACTTTAATGGCATccaaatatttccttttttatttttaaaaaactaatgatTAAGTTATAATGAGGGAACGGTATTATCGGTGTGTCAAAATTGTTAACTACGATAAATTCTaagttattttcatatttaaattttttgtaattaattagttctttttgagttatttttgcaaaaaaaaaaaaaccatacatATTTTCGTCTATGCCCAGCATTAGATAGGTCTACAGGcaactttattaaattttaataaggtgatataatttgaatatttgcatgCATTGAACATAAATTCTaaataacaattatttaaatttcaagataaaatatatttttacttgcATCTATTCTaacaaccatttttttttctaattaaagtTGCTAACTGTATTCTTGATTAACAATTGATATAGATGGGAAGAAGCGCCTCGTCTGAGATGATGCCTTCGCATTCTGATATTGAGGAAGGTGATGTTAAGCATGGACTTTCCTCCTCTCAAGAGGTATTTCAAACACTGCTATACATTGTtttcggtatatatatatatatggtaactTACATTTGTTTTTTAGTGAATTAATGTGTAAATAAAAGAAGCAACAGCCTTAGTTAATAAAGGAAACAATACTCAAACACACCCATGTTGTGGGTtgataaataattaagtaaaaaggatgGGGGAGCTATGTATTACACTTGTGATGCTGTGTAGTTTTTAAATGAATGAATGTAATTTCTTAACGTTGAAATtgttgttaaaatatattaatatataatttttttaataatttcaaaaaataaattaatgtttgaTTATCTATaccaattttaattaactatcaaggTTAGCCTTGGCAAAGTTGAGATGAAGGTCTAAAAACAGTAGCTGGCGATGTGTACTTGAAGTACAACTTTCGGCAGCTACGCCTGCTAATCCACCTTCCCAAGAGGAGATATTTGAAAAtgtattctattatttttgcattgagtaaattaattatgaaaataattgaagaaaaaaaataaatacgaaaatgatgtaaaatttataatagcCATTGGCGTTGCTTGAAACATTGACGGCATCACTCCTCTCAttcattaggtttttttaaaaaaatgttttgggTACTCCTATTGTGCTagtacatatttttcaaaaaattcatgaaaaatacgagtattaacaatgaaagaaaaaaaaattttaacgaaTATCATCGGTGTGTCAAGCAATATCGATAAATTTTGTGTCATTTAAAATAAGCTgaggaaaaatatgaaaaaagtattttattattattattacaatttgatgagactaatttttttaaatttaaaaaattgcttttccttgatttctttttcttttaaattctttcaatttcaatttcaatttcaggTATCAGATATCTCTATGACAGTGCAAAGCAACCCACCATGTAAACCTATGTTTTAAATCCTTTTAGTCCAATTCAAAACCCCcaccatgaattttttttccagAGCTGTTTCATAATtcataccaaaaataaaaaaaaaatggtaaagaaacaaagcaaaacCAAAAGAGGAAAAGGAGGTCTTCCATGGAAGATGAAGGAGAAGGGGTTAGATTTGGTTTCTTTGATCACTTTTGGATTTGATTGAAGGCGTTTTTGAGTTATAACAGTGCTGGGTTATGTAGATTAAATGAAGATATGATAGGGAGATAAagagattatttttaaactttaataaatttctgAGTTTATTAATGaatgattaataaaaaattaaatcttttggAAAAGAAGTTTGAATGAGAGAGGAGAggattgttgaaaatttttcatagtaaatattttttaaaaatgagagaagagaggaagagTTTTCAACAACTTTGAagctttgaaaatttaaagagttgttttattattaatttctttttaaaaatgtgTCGATTTGGCTTGACACTTCGACggtaattattaaaataatatttttatagtgaatatttctatttttacaagatttttgaacaaatatatatttatgcaaCTAATAGTTTCATGGGGAGTTTCCAAGTGCAATTTATAAGAATCAACAAGATTCTATGCAAGCGACTGTAAATTCTCTACCTGTGACTTATATTGATGAACAACAATCTTTATCTGAGACTTATACGACTCAAATGATAATTGAAAACCCTATTGTTATTATATATGCTTACAGtcgattaattattattattattagaataGTACTTTGTTTCAAATTGCTTTATCTTGAATTAGTTTTTTTAGGCTTGAccttaactaaattatttatttattacttaattctttctttttaaattaaaaaattaattatccatTGTTTTTATGCAACTAATAGTTTCATGGGGAGCTTCCAAGTACAACTTATACGAATCAACAAGATTTTGAGTGTGCGACTGCAAATTCTGTACCTGTGATTTATTTTGATGAACAACAATCTTTACCTGAGACTTATACGACTCAAATGGTAATTGAAAAACCCtattgttattatatatgtttacagtcaattaattattattattattagaataGTACTTTGTTTCAAATTGCTTTatcttgaattaatttttttaggcttgaccttaaataaattatttatttattacttaattatttctttttaaattaagaaattaattatccTATGTTTTTATGCAACTAATAGTTTCATGGGGAGCTTCCAAGTGCAACTTATACGAATCAACAAGATTCTGAGTGTGCGACTACAAATTCTGTACCTGTGATTTATTTTGATGAACAACAATCTTTACCTGAGACTCATACGACTCAAATGGTAATTGAAAAACCctattgttattatatatacttacagttgattaattattactattattagaATAATACTTTGTTTCAAATTGCTTTatcttgaattaatttttttaggcttgaccttaaataaattatttatttattacttaattatttctttttaaattaagaaattaattatccTATGTTTTTATGCAACTAATAGTTTCATGGGGAGCTTCCAAGTGCAACTTATACGAATCAACAAGATTCTGAGTGTGTGACTGCAAATTCTGTACTTGTGATTTATTTTGATGAACAACAATCTTTACCTGAGACTCATACGACTCAAATGGTAATTGAAAAACCCTGTTGTTATTATATATGCTTACAGtcgattaattattattattattagaataGTACTTTGTTTCAAATTGCTTTatcttgaattaatttttttaggcttgactttaaataaattatttacttattacttaattctttctttttaaattaagaaattcaTTATATTAAGCTTTTATGCAACTAATGGTTTCAGGGGGAGCTTACAAGTGCGACTTATATGAATCGATAATGTTATACGAGTGTGATTTCACAGCCTAAGCCTGTGACTTATATTGGTAAACAACAATTTTTACCTGAGGCTTATACGACTCCAATGGTAATTGAAAAGTCCTGTTGTTATTATATAAGATTAGAGTCgattaaatatgattattaGAATAGTAATTCGATTCAAATtactttattttgaattaaattttttaagtttgactttaaataaattatttaagtctttctttttaaattaagaaattaattatattaagcTTTTATGCAACTAACGGGTTTAGGGGAGCGATTTAGAAGTATCATTGGACGTTCTAGGCCTGGGATTTATTTGGATACACAAGATTTAAAGATTAAGCCTTTTGGGACTTCAATAGTAATTGAAAAGTCCTGCTGTTATTGTATATGCTTACAGTTgattaattattgttattattattattattattattagaataGTAATTCCATTCAAATCGATttatcttaaattaaattattttagactcgacttaaataaattatgtttaaatgataattttttcaattctaataaaatactataatttGAATTTCAGAGTGTAGCCTTAATAagtaatatttatctaaaaGGATTCTCaaagaaaatgtatttttgcttatgtagatttattttaacaatttgagATCTTGGGTATACGTTTATAATGTCTTTTCTAATTGAAATTGCTAATTATCTTCTTTATAAACAATGTGCAGATGTGCTAacaaattgcatatatatattgttgacactaatttttttggattgaaaaacagggtcgacttgggttttgaaaacgaaaaagggagtcgccaccaatcttttttgaggtgtgattgggtcaccttggaaagatgttgtttttaataaataatttgattttattaaaacaacggttttggtccacgaaatctagaaaacgggttcgggagtcggttacgtacgaggaaggattagcaccttcGTAACGCCCagaaattggtacctagttgattatcTAATATCTTGAtatcgaaaattgagaacttgaaagaattaaaaatacgatccttgtattaaaatgaaaatttttggaaaaagaagtatatttcacgttaatcgagaaagagaatcatatctagTAAGTTAGAATACAATGTCTcaaattcccgatacgcgaatgaaaaatgtttatttaaaaaattttagcccTCTCGGATTTAAAAACgagatcacgaccagtaagttaggacgcgaTTTTTTtatcccgagatcatttaaaatttaagtttaaaaaagaTTCGTACATTTAGATTTATCgtaaaaatcgaaacccagtaagttagggtacgatcctctcgaatctaaacacgaaatattatttattcaaaacaaattttgttaaatcgagtataataaaacatgaaaaccgTAACAAAAAATTCGAAAGCAAAATACATTGTTGTTATGCATGGTAGAATCATAATACACGCAAAAGTATAATAGCAACAATATCGAACCTACAACATCcaaacaagtaaaatataaaacaaataaaattaaaaccttcactcaaaataataataatagtataaatgaataaataaataaagaaaacgaatagaattataaaatgtaaaaaagatatatgtatgtatatatatatttataaaactaaaaatatgtacgtataaatatattatgtaaatgtattcacgtgaatatatatatatatatatatatatatatatatatatatatatatatactttgaaatcataaaataaaacacatgtaattgttttaaaatattatatggaAAAATATATGGAAGTAAGTATATACATGTTCctgagaaaaaaagaaaagaaatataaatatacatatacatatataaatatatatatagaatgagtatttatgtatgtatataaaatatataagtatatatgtactTATGTAAgcaattatatgaaaataatatgtcACATATatctaagatttttaaaaataattatgagtgtAAATATAATGATAgtcataatagtattaataataatactaaggataataataataataataataataataataataataataataacactaaaataattgattaaacaataaaattgttggaaaaagggattaaatcgaaataaaaacataaatgctgggcgaaattgaaataaaaaaacaaaaaaaggactaaatcgtgatACCCACGAAGAGGGGACCAAACGCAAATAAATCGAAGCACTTAAAACGCAGTGTAGCAGtagactaaattgagagaaagaTAAAACTTTGtggccaaattaaaaataaaaggaaatagcgaaataggaccaaattgaaacacgCCACAAATCAGAGGGATTGCGCGCGTAAAtagcccaaaaattaaaaacacgcggatccttcgggtcgggtcgggtcgggtcaggtcgacgcgcggatcccCCTTAtccaaaatggcgccgttttaaaattaatataaatactaaaaaaccattaaaaaaatagttttaaaaccatttttcaaaaaaacagaGAGGAGCTCTCTCCCTCCCTTGTTCTCTCGGGCCTTGGCGCCGGTCATCGGCCGATCTAGGCCTCTGGCGTACCTCCGCCTTAGCACCGCCGCGTGCGGTTGCCGACGACTCAAAATTGGATCTTTTTGATCCTTTTTTGAAGCCCGGCTTCTCTTAGGCACAAATCCAAGGCCAAACCTCGAAAAAAAAGAGCCCGAAGCCTGAAGAACGAGGGAAGGCCGCTCGTCTTCTCCTCCCCGACACAGCACAGGTAAGGAccctttctcttatttttattctccttttttttgttgatgCAGTGAAGTAAAATAGATAACAAAGAGAAATAAAACCGATTTGAAACAGAAACGAAAGAATGACCTTAAAGcttgatgatttttattattttgttgatatCTTTCTTTTGTTACAAAGGATTCAAaggaaaatctaaaaaaaaagcCCCCCAAAAATACTGCAtgttcggcttttatagccgatttatTACTGCTTCTGTTGTGTCTTTCTTTGCTGTTTACAAGTGCAAGTGGGGTGATTGGAGCAGGTGGTGGTAGGTGCGGTGTAGCAGTGGCGGTGGCAGAGGAGGCCAAAAGTCAAGGGGTGACGCCTAGGGTTTCAGTCTTTGAAACCCTAGGCAGATAGTTTTTAGAGAAATTGGGCCCGGGCTGTTGGGCTTCGGGTTTGGGTGTAAAtgggttttgggtttaattgTTTTGGGCTCAGGGTTAATAGGttagtttaattagttattGGGTTGCTGATTTGTTATTGGGCTGATTGGGTTTAGTTTGTTAGGGCTGGGCAATATTGggctgtacagctgcccctctttgctcattgtcgtgtaacgagaacagagcaaagactaagaaagccTAAT
The nucleotide sequence above comes from Gossypium raimondii isolate GPD5lz chromosome 13, ASM2569854v1, whole genome shotgun sequence. Encoded proteins:
- the LOC128036211 gene encoding uncharacterized protein LOC128036211, with protein sequence MGRSASSEMMPSHSDIEEGDVKHGLSSSQEFHGELPSTTYTNQQDFECATANSVPVIYFDEQQSLPETYTTQMFHGELPSATYTNQQDSECATTNSVPVIYFDEQQSLPETHTTQMFHGELPSATYTNQQDSECVTANSVLVIYFDEQQSLPETHTTQMAQIQGQTSKKKSPKPEERGKAARLLLPDTAQDSKENLKKKPPKNTACSAFIADLLLLLLCLSLLFTSASGVIGAGGGRCGVAVAVAEEAKSQGVTPRVSVFETLGR